One genomic window of Euwallacea fornicatus isolate EFF26 chromosome 7, ASM4011564v1, whole genome shotgun sequence includes the following:
- the LOC136340004 gene encoding sesquipedalian-1-like — MKINEKNLCAYAVSATPVDKEGYLNKRGEVNKNFQRRYFVLKGNLLFYFDKKGDKEPLGVVILEGCTIELAEDEEQFCFKILFHGTNNRTYTLGAESQEAMEQWMKALACSSYDYMKLMVAELQRQLDDIEETPIAVPASQEQIPPVAPPRTRHNPFNKQEIGSQSNRPYTMRNSNISKSEEAMKHFDSTSSQLQKNIIITFRELHNSFGRPILQDFNIWKRQQRDKVDTVVGNLINL; from the exons atgaaaattaacgaaaagAACTTGTGTGCTTACGCGGTTTCTGCCACTCCCGTAGACAAAGAGGGATACTTGAATAAACGCGGCGAAGTcaacaaaaactttcaaagACGTTATTTCGTTCTCAAGGGAAACTTGCTGTTTTATTTCGATAAAAAAGGCGATAAAGAGCCTCTAGGGGTAGTAATTCTCGAAGGATGTACCATAG AATTAGCCGAAGACGAAGAgcaattttgcttcaaaattcTATTCCATGGAACCAATAATAGAACCTATACTTTGGGGGCTGAATCTCAAGAAGCCATGGAACAGTGGATGAAAGCCTTGGCTTGCTCTAGTTATGATTATATGAAACTTATGGTGGCTGAGCTACAGAGACAGTTAGATGATATTGAAG aAACTCCTATAGCAGTGCCTGCTAGTCAAGAGCAAATTCCTCCAGTGGCTCCACCAAGAACAAGACATAATCCTTTTAATAAGCAGGAAATTGGTTCCCAATCTAACAGGCCTTATAcaatgagaaattcaaatataa GCAAATCAGAGGAAGCAATGAAACACTTTGATTCAACATCTTCCCAACTGcagaaaaatatcataatcACTTTTCGAGAGCTGCACAACTCCTTTGGAAGGCCAATATTGCAAGATTTCAATATTTGGAAGAGACAACAACGAGATAAAGTTGATACAGTAGTGGGTAATCTCATAAACCTTTAA
- the WDR79 gene encoding telomerase Cajal body protein 1 homolog isoform X1, with translation METELYPSEAYVNAYTDAQGEGYPETYMEAAPMQYASYNFENTALELARAQWPNYADQHYLKGCQWSPDGTCLLTVIRGGGMNIFEMPSDLYSCEKVQQTRHIVPLNPAVSVPEAGLIYDYNWYPGMNSANPATCCWLSSGHEGPIHLWDAFTGDLRCSYRGYNAVDELESAMSVSFSADGQHVFCGYKKNVKIFATGRPGREYVEYPISHQVSCIVASQAQPGVVAIGNVKNTVELVSQSDGSFRNLCKLQGHKGGITTLAFSSDGFRLYSGARKDKELICWDLRVPGRPMFVLNRECNTNQKISIDLSADNKWLVSGGSDGKVQVWNVHEQHYPEVHLQMNLHNDSCNGVSLHPYKPILATASGQHHSIDPLHHTRTVPVYENALCMWWVGPQEENPDLIATIIQAATNSSASSAI, from the exons ATGGAAACTGAACTATATCCCTCAGAAGCATACGTCAATGCTTATACTGATGCTCAAGGCGAAGGGTATCCTGAAACATACATGGAGGCAGCTCCGATGCAGTATGCCAGCTACAACTTCGAAAACACTGCTCTGGAGTTGGCCAGGGCTCAATGGCCAAACTATGCTGATCAGCATTACCTGAAGGGCTGCCAGTGGTCTCCGGATGGGACTTGTCTGCTTACAGTTATAAGGGGCGGTGGcatgaacatttttgaaatgcccAGTGATTTATATTCTTGTGAAAAAGTTCAACAGACTCGTCATATTGTTCCTCTGAACCCTGCAGTGTCTGTTCCAGAAGCGGGACTTATTTATGATTATAATTGGTATCCAGGGATGAATAGTGCCAATCCAGCTACGTGTTG TTGGCTTTCAAGTGGTCACGAGGGACCAATCCACTTATGGGATGCCTTTACTGGAGATTTAAGATGCTCATACAGAGGCTATAATGCAGTTGACGAATTAGAATCAGCAATGTCTGTATCTTTTTCTGCTGATGGTCAACATGTTTTCTGTGGttacaagaaaaatgttaagaTTTTCGCTACTGGGCGGCCTGGAAGAGAATATGTGGAATATCCTATATCACACCAAGTATCCTGCATTGTGGCTAGTCAAGCTCAACCAGGAGTTGTGGCCATTG gtAATGTGAAAAATACCGTTGAATTAGTATCTCAAAGCGATGGGAGTTTCCGGAATTTATGCAAACTACAGGGTCATAAGGGAGGAATAACCACCCTTGCGTTCTCTTCAGATGGTTTTCGTCTGTATAGCGGAGCTCGGAAAGACaaagaattaatttgttgGGATTTACGt gtCCCTGGTAGACCAATGTTTGTATTAAACAGGGAATGTAATACCAACCAGAAAATTAGCATCGATTTATCAGCCGATAATAAATGGTTGGTTTCGGGTGGTAGTGACGGTAAGGTTCAGGTGTGGAACGTTCATGAGCAGCACTATCCAGAGGTGCATCTGCAG ATGAATCTGCACAATGACAGTTGCAACGGGGTCAGTCTGCATCCCTATAAACCGATTCTGGCCACCGCGAGCGGGCAGCATCATTCAATCGATCCTTTGCATCACACTAGAACCGTGCCTGTTTACGAGAACGCTCTGTGTATGTGGTGGGTGGGGCCACAGGAAGAGAATCCCGATCTCATTGCGACAATTATTCAAGCGGCCACCAATTCTTCAGCTTCATCCGCGATTTGA
- the WDR79 gene encoding telomerase Cajal body protein 1 homolog isoform X2, giving the protein METELYPSEAYVNAYTDAQGEGYPETYMEAAPMQYASYNFENTALELARAQWPNYADQHYLKGCQWSPDGTCLLTVIRGGGMNIFEMPSDLYSCEKVQQTRHIVPLNPAVSVPEAGLIYDYNWYPGMNSANPATCCWLSSGHEGPIHLWDAFTGDLRCSYRGYNAVDELESAMSVSFSADGQHVFCGYKKNVKIFATGRPGREYVEYPISHQVSCIVASQAQPGVVAIGNVKNTVELVSQSDGSFRNLCKLQGHKGGITTLAFSSDGFRLYSGARKDKELICWDLRVPGRPMFVLNRECNTNQKISIDLSADNKWLVSGGSDGKVQVWNVHEQHYPEVHLQAVIQLIVVQEFLNRGLLIYLFHHKIT; this is encoded by the exons ATGGAAACTGAACTATATCCCTCAGAAGCATACGTCAATGCTTATACTGATGCTCAAGGCGAAGGGTATCCTGAAACATACATGGAGGCAGCTCCGATGCAGTATGCCAGCTACAACTTCGAAAACACTGCTCTGGAGTTGGCCAGGGCTCAATGGCCAAACTATGCTGATCAGCATTACCTGAAGGGCTGCCAGTGGTCTCCGGATGGGACTTGTCTGCTTACAGTTATAAGGGGCGGTGGcatgaacatttttgaaatgcccAGTGATTTATATTCTTGTGAAAAAGTTCAACAGACTCGTCATATTGTTCCTCTGAACCCTGCAGTGTCTGTTCCAGAAGCGGGACTTATTTATGATTATAATTGGTATCCAGGGATGAATAGTGCCAATCCAGCTACGTGTTG TTGGCTTTCAAGTGGTCACGAGGGACCAATCCACTTATGGGATGCCTTTACTGGAGATTTAAGATGCTCATACAGAGGCTATAATGCAGTTGACGAATTAGAATCAGCAATGTCTGTATCTTTTTCTGCTGATGGTCAACATGTTTTCTGTGGttacaagaaaaatgttaagaTTTTCGCTACTGGGCGGCCTGGAAGAGAATATGTGGAATATCCTATATCACACCAAGTATCCTGCATTGTGGCTAGTCAAGCTCAACCAGGAGTTGTGGCCATTG gtAATGTGAAAAATACCGTTGAATTAGTATCTCAAAGCGATGGGAGTTTCCGGAATTTATGCAAACTACAGGGTCATAAGGGAGGAATAACCACCCTTGCGTTCTCTTCAGATGGTTTTCGTCTGTATAGCGGAGCTCGGAAAGACaaagaattaatttgttgGGATTTACGt gtCCCTGGTAGACCAATGTTTGTATTAAACAGGGAATGTAATACCAACCAGAAAATTAGCATCGATTTATCAGCCGATAATAAATGGTTGGTTTCGGGTGGTAGTGACGGTAAGGTTCAGGTGTGGAACGTTCATGAGCAGCACTATCCAGAGGTGCATCTGCAG GCCGTAATACAGTTGATCGTCGTCCAGGAGTTCTTAAATCGAGgactattaatttatttatttcatcataaaatcacttaa
- the Rack1 gene encoding small ribosomal subunit protein RACK1, translating to MTETLQLKGTLLGHNGWVTQIATNPKYPDMILSSSRDKTLIVWKLNRDDTQYGVPQKRLHGHSHFISDVVLSSDGNYALSGSWDKTLRLWDLAAGKTTRRFEDHTKDVLSVAFSVDNRQIVSGSRDKTIKLWNTLAECKYTIQEEGHSDWVSCVRFSPNHANPIIVSAGWDRMVKVWNLTNCRLKINHSGHAGYLNTVTVSPDGSLCASGGKDCKAMLWDLNDGKHLHTLDHNDIITALCFSPNRYWLCAAYGPSIKIWDLESKEMVEELRPEVISQSQGSKAEPPQCLSLAWSTDGQTLFAGYSDNIIRVWQVSVPH from the exons atgaCCGAAACTCTGCAACTTAAAGGCACCCTTTTGGGACACAATGGATGGGTAACCCAAATTGCTACCAACCCCAAGTACCCGGACATGATTTTGTCTTCATCCAGAG ACAAAACTTTGATCGTATGGAAACTAAACCGTGATGACACTCAGTATGGAGTACCCCAAAAGCGTCTTCATGGGCACTCGCATTTCATCTCCGACGTGGTCCTTTCCAGTGATGGTAATTACGCCCTTTCTGGCTCTTGGGACAAGACCCTCCGGCTTTGGGATTTGGCTGCTGGAAAAACCACCAGGAGATTTGAAGACCATACCAAG GATGTTCTGAGTGTAGCGTTCTCTGTGGACAATCGTCAAATCGTTTCGGGATCCAGGGACAAAACAATCAAGTTGTGGAATACTTTAGCTGAGTGCAAATACACTATTCAGGAAGAAGGACACTCTGATTgg GTATCATGCGTCCGTTTTTCGCCAAATCACGCTAACCCCATCATTGTCTCCGCTGGTTGGGATCGGATGGTTAAAGTGTGGAATCTGACCAATTGCCGTCTAAAGATTAACCACTCTGGGCATGCCGGATATTTGAATACTGTCACCGTGTCTCCTGATGGTTCCTTGTGCGCATCTGGGGGCAAGGACTGTAAAGCTATGCTGTGGGACTTGAATGATGGCAAACACTTGCACACTTTGGATCACAATGACATTATTACTGCCCTGTGTTTCTCACCAAACAg ATATTGGTTGTGTGCTGCCTACGGTCCCTCCATCAAAATTTGGGACTTGGAAAGTAAAGAAATGGTGGAAGAATTGAGGCCTGAAGTGATTTCGCAATCTCAAGGCTCAAAGGCGGAGCCCCCGCAGTGTCTGTCGCTCGCTTGGTCCACTGACGGTCAAACTTTGTTCGCCGGCTACTCCGATAACATCATCAGGGTGTGGCAAGTCAGCGTGCCCCACTAG